Proteins from one Mycolicibacter virginiensis genomic window:
- a CDS encoding PucR family transcriptional regulator, with amino-acid sequence MTDQSAPDAPDAPVAEAAIAISQRLYDRLAETIGVIEDLVAKESPDLTSDSSLLQLLHETVSANVDTYFSAIRHNIPVADIAAPPVALEHARRLAQRGVPVNALVRGYRLGHSVALQLVLAEIRSAELDPDLSLNVLGAMSTLMFGYIDEMSQQVSAVYQAERERWLESRNAVRALRVRDILADESLDVDAMTTAIRYPLRRTHAGIVVWYPDSSGDRLAAAEGFIKHLAESLPVHGAPLFVPADSACGWAWLPLSSDAADDVVEQIRACALAAEGEPWVAIGDPLPGVEGFRRSHQQALAAHALAVASGATANRVSAAGDPGLSAAALLGGDNLTGARAWVAEVLGPLACATESDGRLRDTLRVFLRTGSSFKAAGEQLHFHVNTMKYRVQRAVERRGRPIADDRLDVEIALLLCQWYGAAVLSSQDE; translated from the coding sequence ATGACCGATCAGAGCGCCCCGGATGCCCCGGATGCCCCAGTGGCCGAGGCCGCGATCGCAATCTCCCAGCGCCTCTACGATCGCCTGGCCGAGACGATCGGGGTCATCGAGGATCTGGTCGCCAAGGAGTCGCCGGACCTCACCAGCGACTCGTCGCTGCTGCAGCTGCTGCACGAGACCGTGTCGGCGAACGTCGACACGTACTTCTCGGCGATCCGCCACAACATTCCGGTGGCTGACATCGCGGCACCGCCGGTCGCCCTGGAACACGCCCGCCGGCTGGCGCAGCGCGGGGTACCGGTCAACGCGTTGGTGCGCGGTTACCGGCTGGGCCACTCGGTGGCGCTGCAGCTAGTGCTGGCCGAGATCCGTTCCGCCGAACTGGATCCCGACCTGAGCCTGAACGTGCTCGGCGCCATGTCGACACTGATGTTCGGCTATATCGACGAGATGTCGCAGCAGGTGTCAGCCGTCTACCAAGCCGAGCGGGAACGCTGGCTGGAGAGTCGAAATGCGGTGCGCGCGTTGCGGGTGCGCGACATCCTGGCCGACGAGAGCCTGGACGTCGACGCGATGACAACCGCGATTCGCTACCCGCTGCGGCGCACCCATGCCGGGATCGTGGTGTGGTATCCCGATTCGTCCGGCGACCGGCTGGCCGCCGCGGAGGGTTTTATCAAGCACCTCGCCGAGTCGCTGCCGGTGCATGGGGCACCGCTGTTCGTGCCGGCCGACAGCGCATGCGGGTGGGCGTGGCTTCCGCTGTCCTCGGACGCCGCAGACGATGTGGTGGAACAGATCCGCGCCTGCGCGCTGGCCGCGGAGGGCGAGCCGTGGGTGGCGATCGGTGATCCGCTGCCCGGCGTCGAGGGTTTCCGCCGATCGCACCAGCAGGCCCTGGCGGCCCACGCCCTGGCGGTCGCCTCCGGGGCCACCGCGAATCGGGTCAGTGCGGCCGGCGACCCCGGGCTGTCCGCGGCGGCGCTACTCGGTGGGGACAACCTGACCGGCGCGCGGGCCTGGGTCGCCGAGGTGCTGGGCCCGCTGGCCTGCGCGACCGAGAGCGACGGCCGGCTGCGCGACACCCTGCGGGTGTTCCTGCGCACCGGGTCCAGCTTCAAGGCGGCCGGCGAGCAACTCCATTTCCATGTCAACACCATGAAGTATCGGGTGCAGCGGGCGGTCGAGCGCCGCGGCCGCCCAATCGCCGACGATCGCCTGGACGTCGAGATCGCGTTGCTGCTGTGTCAGTGGTACGGCGCTGCCGTGTTGTCTTCGCAGGACGAATAG
- a CDS encoding alkane 1-monooxygenase, with translation MSTEMASGPKLWQDKKRHLWLLGLVVPTMLFLMVPLVWALNQAGLHTAAQLPLYIGPILLYVLLPALDLWIGADGQNPPDEVMAALENDKYYRYATYAYIPFQYASAIFGAYLFTASDLGWLGFDGSLGWLGKIGVALTTATVAGVGINTAHELGHKRESLERWLAKITLAQVCYGHFYVEHNRGHHVRVATPEDPASARFGETFWEFLPRSTFGGIRSAWELEAQRVRRTGKSPWNPRTWADNDVVNALAMSVLFWGVLIAVFGVALLPYVLINAIYGSSLLESVNYLEHYGLVRQKQSSGRYERCTPQHSWNSDHMVTNLFLYHLQRHSDHHANPTRRYQTLRSFDDSPNLPAGYGALIGVTYFPTVWRKLMDHRVLEHYAGDITRANIHPRVRDKVLARYGAAV, from the coding sequence ATGAGCACCGAGATGGCCAGCGGACCGAAGCTCTGGCAGGACAAGAAACGTCACCTGTGGCTGTTGGGCCTGGTGGTGCCCACCATGCTGTTCTTGATGGTGCCGCTGGTCTGGGCGCTGAACCAGGCCGGCCTGCACACCGCGGCGCAGCTGCCGTTGTACATCGGGCCGATCCTGCTCTACGTGCTGCTGCCGGCGCTGGACCTCTGGATCGGCGCCGACGGGCAGAACCCGCCGGACGAGGTGATGGCGGCGCTGGAGAACGACAAGTACTACCGCTACGCCACCTACGCCTACATCCCCTTCCAATACGCCAGCGCCATCTTCGGCGCCTACCTGTTCACCGCCTCAGACCTGGGCTGGCTCGGGTTCGACGGGTCGCTGGGCTGGTTGGGCAAGATCGGGGTGGCGCTGACCACCGCGACCGTCGCCGGGGTCGGTATCAACACCGCCCACGAGCTGGGTCACAAGCGGGAGTCGCTGGAGCGCTGGCTGGCCAAGATCACCCTGGCCCAGGTCTGCTACGGCCACTTCTACGTCGAGCACAACCGCGGCCACCACGTCCGGGTGGCCACCCCCGAAGACCCGGCGTCGGCCCGCTTCGGTGAGACGTTCTGGGAGTTCCTGCCCCGCAGCACTTTCGGCGGCATCCGCTCTGCGTGGGAGTTGGAGGCCCAGCGGGTCCGCCGGACCGGCAAGAGCCCGTGGAACCCGCGGACCTGGGCAGACAACGACGTGGTCAACGCGCTGGCGATGTCGGTGCTGTTCTGGGGCGTGCTGATCGCGGTGTTCGGCGTCGCGCTGCTGCCCTACGTGCTGATCAACGCCATCTACGGGTCGTCGCTGCTGGAGTCGGTGAACTACCTGGAGCACTACGGGCTGGTGCGCCAGAAGCAGTCCAGCGGCCGCTACGAGCGCTGCACACCGCAGCACAGCTGGAACTCCGACCACATGGTCACCAACCTGTTCCTCTACCACCTGCAGCGGCACAGCGACCATCACGCCAACCCCACCCGGCGCTACCAGACGCTGCGCAGCTTCGATGACTCGCCGAACCTGCCGGCCGGCTACGGGGCGCTCATTGGGGTGACCTACTTCCCGACGGTGTGGCGCAAGCTGATGGACCACCGGGTGCTCGAGCACTACGCCGGTGACATCACCCGGGCCAACATTCACCCGCGGGTGCGCGACAAGGTGCTGGCTCGAT